One window of the Mixophyes fleayi isolate aMixFle1 chromosome 6, aMixFle1.hap1, whole genome shotgun sequence genome contains the following:
- the LOC142095029 gene encoding ras-related protein Rap-1b-like: MSLSVKEKTQIRLVFLGAAGVGKTSLIHRFLQDTFDPKHRRTVEELHSTEYETTDGTQVKIEILDTTGSYEFPAMRKLSMRSGDAFALVYSVDNPDSFEIVKRLREEILDAKEEKSPSMVVVGNKKDNGDGQKVFWDDAMATVELEWNCRLLETSAKENINVTEIFRELLREVNLPSQLSPALRKRRETIPNEQNCKPPMNKTNSCIIC; this comes from the coding sequence ATGTCATTGTCTGTCAAGGAGAAGACTCAAATCAGGCTGGTGTTCCTGGGAGCAGCAGGTGTGGGGAAAACATCGCTGATCCATCGTTTTTTGCAGGATACCTTTGACCCCAAACACAGGAGGACAGTGGAAGAGTTGCACAGTACAGAGTATGAAACCACTGACGGGACACAAGTGAAAATTGAAATTCTGGATACCACTGGGAGTTATGAATTTCCGGCCATGAGGAAGCTGAGTATGCGTAGTGGAGATGCTTTTGCTCTTGTATATTCTGTAGATAACCCAGACTCCTTTGAAATTGTGAAAAGATTGCGGGAAGAGATCCTAGATGCGAAAGAGGAAAAAAGCCCTTCTATGGTGGTAGTTGGCAACAAAAAGGACAATGGTGATGGCCAGAAGGTGTTCTGGGATGATGCAATGGCAACAGTTGAGCTGGAATGGAACTGTCGTTTGCTGGAGACTTCAGCAAAGGAGAACATTAATGTCACAGAGATATTCAGGGAATTACTGAGAGAAGTCAACCTACCAAGTCAACTAAGTCCcgcactgaggaagaggagggagaCAATTCCCAATGAGCAGAATTGCAAACCTCCAATGAATAAGACCAACAGCTGCATAATCTGTTGA